A part of Streptomyces sp. NBC_01497 genomic DNA contains:
- a CDS encoding rhamnulokinase: MPTARPSFAAVDLGATSGRVMVGQAGAGKLRLTEVHRFANRPVELPDGLRWDVLGLYGDTLDGLARAARDADIVSVGIDSWAVDYGLLDRTGALLGSPYHYRDTRTEGVAQRLEKVLPAKELYAVTGLQHLPFNTVFQLAAEESAPQRGLARTLLLIPDLLTYWLTGSVGAEATNASTTGLFDAREAGWSHQVLDRLGIPRGLLPPLRFPGDPAGTLRPSAAAATGLPKATPVTAVASHDTASAVVAVPATDDDFAYISCGTWSLAGLELPAPVIDESARAANFTNERGIDGTIRFLRNIMGLWLLTETLRTWRARGLPAELGPLLEQAAAAEPFAALVDPDDPSFLAPGDMPERIAAYCARTGQRPPRDQAAVVRCICESLALAHRATLRTAAELAGREVRVVHLVGGGSRNDLLCRLTADATGLPVVAGPAEATALGNVLVQARAYGLVADVRAMRELVAESQPLRRYEPSGAESAWAAAAGRVGLR, from the coding sequence ATGCCGACCGCCCGCCCGTCCTTTGCCGCCGTGGACCTCGGAGCGACGAGCGGACGGGTGATGGTCGGTCAGGCGGGCGCCGGAAAGCTGCGGCTGACGGAGGTCCACCGGTTCGCGAACCGCCCGGTCGAGCTGCCGGACGGGCTGCGGTGGGACGTGCTCGGGCTGTACGGCGACACGCTCGACGGACTGGCACGGGCGGCCCGCGACGCGGACATCGTCTCGGTCGGCATCGACAGCTGGGCCGTGGACTACGGACTGCTCGACCGGACGGGAGCGCTGCTGGGCTCCCCGTACCACTACCGCGACACGCGGACCGAGGGCGTCGCCCAGCGGCTGGAGAAGGTGCTGCCCGCCAAGGAGCTGTACGCGGTCACCGGGCTTCAGCACCTGCCCTTCAACACCGTCTTCCAGCTGGCCGCCGAGGAGAGCGCGCCGCAGCGGGGCCTCGCTCGGACGCTGTTGCTCATCCCGGACCTGCTGACGTACTGGCTGACGGGCAGCGTCGGCGCGGAGGCGACGAACGCCTCGACGACCGGGCTGTTCGACGCACGCGAGGCCGGATGGTCGCACCAGGTGCTCGACCGGCTCGGCATCCCGCGCGGGCTGCTGCCGCCGCTGCGCTTCCCCGGCGACCCGGCGGGCACCCTGCGGCCCTCGGCTGCCGCCGCGACCGGACTGCCGAAGGCCACGCCCGTGACGGCCGTGGCCTCGCACGACACGGCCTCGGCGGTGGTCGCCGTGCCCGCGACGGACGACGACTTCGCCTACATCTCCTGCGGTACCTGGTCGCTCGCCGGGCTCGAACTGCCGGCGCCGGTGATCGACGAGAGCGCCAGGGCGGCGAACTTCACCAACGAGCGCGGCATCGACGGCACGATCCGCTTCCTGCGCAACATCATGGGGCTGTGGCTGCTGACGGAGACGCTGCGGACGTGGCGGGCCCGCGGCCTGCCGGCCGAGCTGGGCCCGCTGCTGGAGCAGGCCGCGGCGGCCGAGCCCTTCGCGGCGCTGGTGGACCCCGACGATCCCTCGTTCCTGGCCCCGGGCGACATGCCGGAACGGATCGCGGCCTACTGCGCGAGGACAGGGCAGCGGCCGCCCCGGGACCAGGCCGCGGTGGTGCGCTGCATCTGCGAGTCGCTGGCGCTCGCGCACCGGGCGACGCTGCGGACGGCGGCGGAGCTGGCGGGCCGCGAGGTCCGCGTGGTGCACCTGGTGGGCGGCGGCAGCCGCAACGACCTGCTCTGCCGGCTGACCGCCGACGCCACGGGCCTGCCGGTGGTGGCGGGACCGGCCGAGGCGACCGCGCTGGGCAACGTCCTCGTCCAGGCACGGGCCTACGGGCTGGTGGCGGACGTCCGCGCCATGCGGGAACTGGTGGCGGAGAGTCAGCCGCTGCGCCGCTACGAGCCGTCGGGCGCCGAGAGCGCGTGGGCGGCGGCGGCCGGGCGCGTCGGGCTGCGCTGA
- a CDS encoding bifunctional aldolase/short-chain dehydrogenase, translating into MPDATEVKAALLARSNRLGADPRNTNYAGGNTSAKGTAPDPVTGGAVELMWVKGSGGDLGTLAEPGLAVLRLDRLRALTDVYPGVEREDEMVAAFDYCLHGKGGAAPSIDTAMHGLVDAPHIDHLHPDSGIALACAADGEELTRACFGDRVVWVDWRRPGFQLGLDIAAVKEANPQAIGCVLGGHGITAWGETSDACEANSLRIIQEAERFLAERGRPEPFGARLDGYGALPAAERADRAAALAPLIRGLASTDRPQVGHFSDAEPVLDFLASAEHPRLAALGTSCPDHFLRTKVRPLVLDLPPAAPLEEAVARLKTLHEEYRTEYAAYYARHADADSPAMRGADPAIVLVPGVGMFSYGKDKQTARVAGEFYLNAVNVMRGAEAVSTYRPIEESEKFRIEYWSLEEAKLRRMPAPKPLATRVALVTGAASGIGKAVARRLVSEGACVVVADLDAESASAVAKELGGPDKAVAVAVDVTDEEQITAAFRAGVLAFGGIDLVVNNAGISISKPLLETSARDWDLQHDIMARGSFLVSREAARVMSEQAMGGDIVYIVSKNGVFAGPNNIAYSATKADQAHQVRLLAAELGELGIRVNGVNPDGVVRGSGIFAGGWGAQRAAVYGVPEDKLGEFYAQRTLLKREVLPEHVANAVFALTGGDLTHTTGLHVPVDAGVAAAFLR; encoded by the coding sequence ATGCCCGACGCCACCGAAGTCAAGGCCGCGCTCCTCGCGCGCTCCAACCGACTGGGCGCCGATCCGCGCAACACCAACTACGCGGGCGGCAACACCTCGGCCAAGGGCACCGCGCCGGACCCCGTGACGGGCGGCGCCGTCGAGCTCATGTGGGTGAAGGGCTCCGGCGGCGACCTCGGCACACTGGCCGAGCCGGGGCTCGCCGTCCTGCGGCTGGACCGCCTGCGGGCGCTCACCGACGTGTACCCGGGGGTGGAGCGTGAGGACGAGATGGTCGCCGCGTTCGACTACTGCCTGCACGGCAAGGGCGGCGCCGCGCCGTCCATCGACACCGCCATGCACGGCCTGGTGGACGCCCCGCACATCGACCACCTGCACCCGGACTCGGGCATTGCGCTCGCCTGCGCCGCCGACGGCGAGGAGCTGACCCGCGCCTGCTTCGGCGACCGCGTGGTGTGGGTGGACTGGCGCAGGCCCGGCTTCCAGCTGGGCCTCGACATCGCCGCTGTCAAGGAGGCGAACCCGCAGGCCATCGGCTGTGTCCTCGGCGGGCACGGCATCACCGCGTGGGGAGAGACGTCCGACGCGTGCGAGGCCAACTCGCTGCGGATCATCCAGGAGGCCGAGCGCTTCCTCGCGGAGCGCGGCAGGCCCGAGCCGTTCGGCGCGCGGCTCGACGGCTACGGCGCGCTCCCCGCCGCCGAACGGGCCGACCGGGCGGCCGCGTTGGCACCGCTGATCCGGGGGCTCGCGTCCACCGACCGACCGCAGGTCGGGCACTTCAGCGACGCGGAGCCCGTACTGGACTTCCTGGCGAGTGCCGAGCACCCGCGACTCGCCGCGCTCGGCACGTCGTGCCCCGACCACTTCCTGCGCACGAAGGTCCGGCCGCTGGTCCTCGACCTGCCGCCGGCCGCGCCGTTGGAGGAGGCCGTCGCGCGCCTGAAGACGCTGCACGAGGAGTACCGCACGGAGTACGCCGCCTACTACGCGCGGCACGCCGACGCGGACTCCCCCGCCATGCGCGGCGCGGACCCGGCGATCGTGCTGGTGCCGGGTGTCGGGATGTTCTCGTACGGCAAGGACAAGCAGACCGCGCGCGTCGCGGGCGAGTTCTACCTCAACGCGGTCAATGTGATGCGCGGCGCCGAGGCCGTCTCGACGTACCGGCCCATCGAGGAGTCGGAGAAGTTCCGCATCGAGTACTGGTCCCTGGAGGAGGCCAAGCTGCGCCGGATGCCCGCGCCGAAGCCGCTGGCCACCCGCGTCGCGCTGGTGACGGGCGCGGCCTCGGGCATCGGGAAGGCGGTGGCTCGGCGGCTGGTGTCGGAGGGCGCCTGCGTCGTCGTCGCCGACCTGGACGCGGAGAGCGCGTCGGCCGTGGCGAAGGAGCTGGGCGGCCCGGACAAGGCGGTCGCCGTCGCGGTGGACGTGACGGACGAGGAGCAGATCACCGCGGCCTTCCGGGCGGGCGTCCTCGCGTTCGGCGGGATCGACCTCGTCGTCAACAACGCGGGCATCTCCATCTCCAAGCCGCTGCTGGAGACGAGCGCCCGCGACTGGGACCTCCAGCACGACATCATGGCGCGTGGCTCCTTCCTCGTCTCGCGGGAGGCCGCGCGGGTGATGAGCGAGCAGGCCATGGGCGGTGACATCGTCTACATCGTCTCGAAGAACGGTGTGTTCGCCGGGCCCAACAACATCGCGTACTCGGCGACGAAGGCGGACCAGGCGCACCAGGTGCGGCTGCTCGCGGCCGAGCTCGGCGAACTCGGCATCCGGGTCAACGGCGTCAACCCCGACGGCGTGGTGCGGGGTTCGGGCATCTTCGCGGGCGGCTGGGGTGCGCAGCGCGCCGCCGTGTACGGGGTGCCGGAGGACAAGCTCGGCGAGTTCTACGCCCAGCGGACGCTGCTGAAGCGCGAGGTACTGCCGGAGCACGTGGCGAACGCGGTGTTCGCCCTGACCGGCGGGGACCTGACGCACACCACGGGCCTGCACGTCCCGGTGGACGCGGGGGTGGCAGCCGCCTTCCTGCGCTGA
- a CDS encoding 2-hydroxy-3-oxopropionate reductase, with the protein MTDLPKIAWIGLGIMGSPMSENLIKAGYAVAGHTLEREKLERLAAAGGTPAGSIAEAVADADVVVTMVPASPQVEAVAYGPDGILAHARPGTLLVDMSSITPRTSLDLAEAAADKGIRVLDAPVSGGEAGAVEAVLSIMVGGERADFDAAKPLFEALGRTIVHCGPHGAGQTVKAANQLIVAVNIQACAEAVVFLEKSGVDLGAALDVLNGGLAGSTVLSRKKDNFLKRDFTPGFRIDLHHKDMGIVTEAARAVGAALPVGAVVAQLVASLRAQGDGGLDHSALLRCVQRLSGDQV; encoded by the coding sequence ATGACCGACCTTCCCAAGATCGCGTGGATCGGCCTCGGCATCATGGGCTCACCCATGTCCGAGAACCTGATCAAGGCCGGTTACGCCGTGGCCGGTCACACCCTGGAACGGGAGAAGCTGGAGCGTCTCGCCGCCGCGGGCGGCACCCCGGCCGGCTCGATCGCCGAGGCGGTGGCCGACGCCGATGTCGTCGTCACGATGGTGCCCGCGTCGCCGCAGGTCGAGGCCGTCGCGTACGGGCCCGACGGGATCCTCGCGCACGCGAGGCCCGGGACGCTGCTGGTCGACATGTCGTCGATCACGCCGCGGACGTCCCTCGACCTCGCCGAGGCCGCCGCGGACAAGGGCATACGCGTCCTGGACGCACCCGTGTCCGGCGGTGAGGCCGGCGCCGTCGAGGCCGTCCTGTCCATCATGGTCGGCGGCGAACGCGCCGACTTCGACGCGGCGAAGCCGTTGTTCGAGGCGCTGGGCAGGACGATCGTCCACTGCGGGCCGCACGGCGCGGGCCAGACGGTGAAGGCGGCGAACCAGCTGATCGTCGCCGTCAACATCCAGGCGTGCGCCGAGGCCGTGGTGTTCCTGGAGAAGTCCGGGGTCGACCTGGGCGCCGCGCTCGACGTACTGAACGGAGGGCTCGCCGGGTCGACCGTGCTGAGCCGCAAGAAGGACAACTTCCTGAAGCGGGACTTCACCCCGGGCTTCCGGATCGACCTGCACCACAAGGACATGGGCATCGTCACCGAGGCCGCCCGCGCTGTCGGCGCGGCGCTGCCGGTCGGCGCCGTCGTGGCGCAACTGGTCGCGTCGCTGCGCGCGCAGGGGGACGGGGGACTCGACCACTCGGCGCTGCTGCGCTGCGTGCAAAGGCTCTCCGGCGACCAGGTCTGA
- a CDS encoding HesA/MoeB/ThiF family protein yields MSARTRPQLKHTAPVFGSGEQILIGGFGDVTEITDPTGAIRALLELLDGSRTLEQVHADLGTSFPEVTLDEIAGAVDQFDQAGFLLDADASPDGILEEHELRRWERNINFFGSFARLADNKFEQQRKLRDCRVTLLGLGGLGSHVLLDMAAMGIGHVTAVEFDRVELSNLNRQILYREGDVGEEKLGLAVERVRRFNPHIDIEAVNLRITSTEDVLGVIDGADVVISVADRPKMEIANWVNEACVARGVPLVTGGLETQRAVYFTMIPGTTGCVECWRRQVFASDDVSRELLEEKRERRIGGDNAAFCPLVTMTTGFLIGELTRLVTGIAPPVAAGRLMELRFTDYAMGESESWKRLDDCPVCGPERDTKPSATDLLAAH; encoded by the coding sequence GTGAGCGCGCGCACGCGACCGCAGCTGAAACACACCGCGCCGGTCTTCGGCAGCGGCGAACAGATCCTCATCGGCGGCTTCGGCGATGTCACCGAGATCACCGATCCCACGGGCGCGATCCGTGCCCTCCTCGAACTGCTCGACGGCAGCAGGACCCTGGAGCAGGTCCACGCCGACCTGGGGACGTCCTTCCCCGAAGTGACTCTCGACGAGATCGCGGGCGCGGTGGACCAGTTCGACCAGGCGGGCTTCCTGCTCGACGCCGACGCGTCGCCGGACGGCATCCTGGAGGAACACGAACTCCGGCGCTGGGAAAGGAACATCAACTTCTTCGGCTCGTTCGCGCGACTGGCCGACAACAAGTTCGAGCAGCAGCGCAAACTGCGCGACTGCCGGGTCACCCTGCTCGGCCTCGGCGGTCTCGGCTCCCACGTGCTGCTCGACATGGCGGCGATGGGCATCGGCCATGTGACCGCCGTCGAGTTCGACCGGGTCGAACTGTCCAACCTCAACCGGCAGATCCTCTACCGCGAGGGCGACGTGGGCGAGGAGAAACTCGGGCTCGCCGTCGAACGCGTCCGCCGGTTCAACCCGCACATCGACATCGAGGCCGTGAACCTGAGGATCACCTCGACCGAGGACGTCCTCGGGGTGATCGACGGCGCCGATGTGGTGATCTCGGTGGCCGACCGGCCCAAGATGGAGATCGCCAACTGGGTCAACGAAGCCTGTGTGGCCCGCGGGGTGCCGCTGGTCACCGGTGGCCTGGAGACCCAGCGCGCCGTCTACTTCACCATGATCCCCGGCACCACCGGCTGCGTGGAGTGCTGGCGGCGCCAGGTCTTCGCTAGCGACGACGTGTCGCGGGAGCTGTTGGAGGAGAAGCGGGAGCGGCGCATCGGCGGCGACAACGCCGCGTTCTGCCCGCTTGTCACCATGACGACGGGTTTCCTGATCGGCGAACTGACCCGGCTGGTGACGGGCATCGCCCCGCCGGTCGCCGCGGGCCGCCTGATGGAGCTGCGCTTCACGGACTACGCGATGGGTGAGAGCGAGAGCTGGAAGCGGCTCGACGACTGTCCGGTCTGCGGTCCGGAGCGTGATACAAAGCCGTCGGCGACGGACCTCCTCGCGGCGCACTGA
- a CDS encoding VOC family protein yields the protein MRVKEFDHLVLNVSDVERSLAFYCGPLGLEPVRVAEWRAGKAPFPSVRVTASTIIDLTDRPRGESNVDHICLVVEPLDWQEVIDSGEFTVIEGPVGRYGARGSAQSVYVSDPDGNTVELRWYPQDLDAPA from the coding sequence GTGCGTGTCAAGGAATTCGACCATCTGGTGCTGAACGTCAGCGACGTGGAGCGCTCCCTCGCCTTCTACTGCGGGCCGCTCGGACTCGAACCCGTACGGGTGGCGGAGTGGCGGGCCGGCAAGGCGCCGTTCCCGTCCGTGCGGGTCACCGCCTCGACCATCATCGATCTGACGGACCGGCCGCGCGGCGAGTCCAACGTGGACCACATCTGCCTGGTGGTCGAGCCGCTGGACTGGCAGGAGGTCATCGACTCCGGCGAGTTCACCGTCATCGAGGGACCGGTCGGCCGGTACGGCGCGCGCGGCAGCGCCCAGTCGGTGTACGTGAGCGACCCGGACGGCAACACGGTGGAGCTGCGCTGGTACCCGCAGGATCTCGACGCACCCGCCTGA
- a CDS encoding MFS transporter, which translates to MSAPDGTGRPVEARLPGLGARYYVLLTAFLASSLGNWVYRLALPLLVLHLTGSALSTSGLYAIEYVPFLLLSLPGGVFADRWDRRRLLVTGDMTACVIALCLALVVTAGVHTLWPIYLVAFLLACVEPVYHPAFQGFLPQIVPESRLGQANGWMQSGDNIMSMLGPVVAGGLVGLFGFQTTVYVNAASFLVSALAITTIRGGAPVARAAVRRAASFGGEITEALRYIFRTNRLMMAGSLMFTGTNFAIWLIQANFVFYLTSYRKLSPDVVGAVLAAQGVGAVLGAALAGPIIRRFAPGRVLIGTTSVAGLVTLLLVPVRSPVGIAVVWGLMYVLGSINPVAWFTLRQQVVPDAMLGRVVATTRMLAFASIPVSAVVAGLLETSFHDFYVVIAVGALLRLVIAGLAYRSPLRTPPVAGAQDDAEREAAQEA; encoded by the coding sequence ATGAGTGCGCCGGACGGCACGGGCCGTCCCGTCGAGGCCCGGCTTCCCGGACTGGGCGCCCGTTACTACGTGCTGCTGACGGCGTTCCTCGCCTCGTCGCTCGGGAACTGGGTCTACCGGCTGGCACTGCCCCTGCTGGTGCTGCACCTGACCGGCTCCGCACTGAGCACCAGCGGGCTCTACGCCATCGAGTACGTACCGTTCCTGCTGCTGTCCCTGCCCGGCGGGGTCTTCGCGGACCGGTGGGACCGGCGGCGGCTGCTCGTCACCGGCGACATGACGGCCTGTGTCATCGCGCTCTGCCTCGCGCTGGTGGTCACCGCCGGGGTGCACACCCTGTGGCCGATTTATCTGGTGGCCTTCCTGCTGGCCTGTGTGGAACCCGTCTACCACCCGGCGTTCCAGGGGTTCCTGCCGCAGATCGTGCCGGAGAGCCGCCTCGGCCAGGCCAACGGCTGGATGCAGTCGGGCGACAACATCATGAGCATGCTCGGCCCCGTGGTGGCCGGTGGCCTGGTGGGCCTCTTCGGCTTCCAGACCACGGTCTATGTGAACGCCGCGTCCTTCCTGGTGTCCGCGCTCGCCATCACCACGATCCGTGGCGGCGCCCCGGTGGCCCGCGCGGCGGTACGCCGGGCCGCCTCCTTCGGGGGTGAGATCACCGAGGCGCTCCGCTACATCTTCCGTACGAACCGGCTCATGATGGCGGGTTCGCTGATGTTCACGGGAACGAACTTCGCGATCTGGCTCATCCAGGCCAACTTCGTCTTCTACCTGACCAGTTACCGTAAGCTGTCGCCCGACGTCGTGGGCGCCGTGCTGGCGGCGCAGGGCGTGGGGGCGGTCCTCGGCGCGGCCCTGGCCGGGCCGATCATCCGCAGGTTCGCCCCGGGCCGTGTCCTCATCGGCACCACGTCCGTGGCGGGACTCGTCACTCTGCTGCTGGTCCCGGTGCGCAGTCCGGTCGGCATCGCCGTGGTCTGGGGACTGATGTACGTACTGGGGTCGATCAACCCGGTCGCCTGGTTCACCCTGCGCCAGCAGGTGGTTCCCGACGCCATGCTCGGCCGGGTCGTGGCCACCACCCGGATGCTCGCGTTCGCCTCGATCCCCGTCTCCGCCGTGGTGGCCGGCCTGCTGGAGACGAGCTTCCACGACTTCTACGTGGTCATCGCCGTGGGCGCGCTGCTCAGGCTCGTCATCGCGGGACTCGCGTACAGGTCGCCGCTGCGGACACCGCCGGTGGCCGGCGCCCAGGACGACGCGGAGCGGGAGGCCGCGCAGGAGGCGTAG
- a CDS encoding TIM barrel protein, with product MPRDTERYDVNLSILFTELPLLERPAAAAAAGFDAVELWWPWTDTATPPRRDLDDLRAALTDAGTRLVGLNFYAGRLPGPDRGALSVPGAESDRFRANVEVATAFAGSVGCTALNALYGNRVDGVDPAAQDALALENLALAARAAHGIGATLLVEALGAPESPSYPLVSAPAAVAVVDRVNEATGLGNTAFLLDLYHLSRNGEDLPAVIDRYAEGTGHVQIADDPGRGAPGTGSLPLDDLVGRLRKAGYDGWIGLEYKPGDRPSAEAFGWLAG from the coding sequence ATGCCCCGCGACACCGAGCGCTACGACGTGAACCTCTCGATCCTCTTCACCGAACTCCCCCTGCTGGAACGGCCGGCCGCCGCCGCAGCCGCGGGGTTCGACGCCGTCGAACTCTGGTGGCCGTGGACCGACACCGCCACACCCCCGCGGCGCGACCTCGACGACCTGCGCGCCGCACTCACCGACGCCGGCACCCGGCTCGTCGGACTCAACTTCTACGCCGGGCGGCTGCCGGGCCCCGACCGCGGCGCGCTCTCGGTCCCCGGGGCCGAGTCCGACCGCTTCCGCGCGAACGTCGAGGTCGCCACCGCTTTCGCCGGGTCCGTCGGCTGCACCGCGCTCAACGCCCTCTACGGCAACCGGGTCGACGGCGTCGATCCCGCCGCGCAGGACGCGCTGGCCCTGGAGAACCTGGCGCTCGCGGCCCGCGCCGCGCACGGCATCGGCGCGACCCTCCTCGTGGAGGCGCTGGGTGCGCCCGAGTCGCCGAGCTATCCGCTGGTCAGCGCGCCCGCCGCGGTGGCCGTCGTGGACCGCGTCAACGAAGCGACGGGCCTCGGCAACACCGCGTTCCTGCTCGACCTTTACCACCTGTCGAGGAACGGCGAGGACCTGCCGGCGGTCATCGACCGCTACGCGGAGGGGACCGGGCACGTCCAGATCGCCGACGACCCCGGCCGGGGTGCCCCCGGCACCGGCTCGCTCCCGCTCGACGACCTCGTCGGCCGCCTGCGCAAGGCCGGTTACGACGGCTGGATCGGCCTGGAGTACAAGCCGGGCGACCGGCCGAGCGCGGAGGCCTTCGGCTGGCTCGCCGGCTGA
- a CDS encoding GntR family transcriptional regulator — MASTRQQVHEQLRARIIALDLEPGAALSENDLAAELGVSRTPVRESLILLGDEGLVDVYPQLGTFVARIRLGDIASAQFVREALECAALRDAVGRATPRDVTDLRRLLRAQRDAAEDGDMDAFFLGDEDFHARLMAVGGHASAWPVVAQAKAQLDRARRLSLPLTQQLPLLIGQHTAVVDRLEAADGSAAEESLRDHLRLVFGDVEKIRGTRPDLFTEDGETARPRRRPAARQGQR; from the coding sequence GTGGCCAGTACCCGGCAGCAGGTGCACGAACAGTTGCGCGCGCGCATCATCGCGCTCGACCTGGAGCCGGGGGCCGCCCTCTCGGAGAACGACCTCGCCGCCGAACTCGGCGTCTCCCGCACCCCGGTGCGCGAGAGCCTGATCCTGTTGGGCGACGAGGGGCTGGTGGACGTCTACCCGCAACTCGGCACGTTCGTGGCCCGGATCCGCCTGGGCGACATCGCCTCCGCGCAGTTCGTCCGGGAGGCGCTGGAGTGCGCCGCGCTGCGGGACGCGGTCGGCCGCGCGACCCCGCGCGACGTCACCGATCTGCGGCGCCTGCTGCGCGCGCAGCGGGACGCCGCCGAGGACGGCGACATGGATGCCTTCTTCCTGGGCGACGAGGACTTCCACGCCCGGCTGATGGCCGTCGGCGGGCACGCCTCGGCGTGGCCCGTCGTCGCGCAGGCGAAGGCGCAACTCGACCGCGCGCGGCGGCTGTCACTGCCACTCACCCAGCAACTCCCGCTGCTCATCGGCCAGCACACGGCGGTGGTGGACCGGCTGGAGGCGGCGGACGGCTCGGCGGCGGAGGAGTCGCTGCGGGACCATCTGCGGCTGGTCTTCGGCGACGTGGAGAAGATCCGCGGCACACGTCCCGACCTGTTCACCGAGGACGGCGAGACGGCGAGGCCCCGCAGGAGGCCCGCGGCGCGACAGGGACAGCGATAG